One window from the genome of Scatophagus argus isolate fScaArg1 chromosome 13, fScaArg1.pri, whole genome shotgun sequence encodes:
- the klhl14 gene encoding kelch-like protein 14 isoform X1, with product MRNISPLSHQPPNLLHGTVASRGPYTSPGLRYSPGPSSPDSPSGGVHSQEVMSRSGDRTSTFDPTHSDTLLHGLNLLWRKQLFCDVTLTAQGQQFHCHKAVLASCSQYFRSLFSSHNAINNEGSKGDQGSSGTPSSSPDDKLVTPTARPINNLVLQGCSSIGLRLVLEYLYTANVTLSLDTVEEVLSVSKILNIPQITKLSVQFLNDQISVQNYKQICKIAALHGLDETKKLANKYLVEDVLLLNFEEMCAMLDALPPPVESELALFQMSVLWLEHDRETRMHYAPDLMKRLRFALIPAPELVERVQSVDFMRSDPVCQKLLLDAMNYHLMPFRQHCRQTVASRIRSNKKMLLLVGGLPPGPDRLPSNLVQYYDDEKKTWKILTIMPYNSAHHCVVEVENFLLLLGGEDQWNPNGKHSTNFVSRYDPRFNSWIQLPPMQERRASFFACRLDKHLYVIGGRNESGYLSSVESYNLETNEWNYVSSLPQPLAAHAGAVHNGKIYISGGVHNGEYVSWLYCYDPIMDVWARKQDMNTKRAIHALAGMNDRLYAIGGNHLKGFSHLDVMLVECYDPKADQWNILQTPILEGRSGPGCAVLDDSIVLVGGYSWSMGAYKSSTICYSPEKGTWTELEGEVAEPLAGPACSTVILPACLPFNK from the exons ATGCGCAACATCAGCCCCCTCTCCCACCAGCCCCCAAACCTCCTCCACGGCACGGTGGCCTCCCGCGGCCCCTACACATCTCCAGGTCTCCGCTACAGCCCTGGTCCCAGCAGCCCAGACTCTCCCTCAG GTGGCGTTCACAGTCAGGAAGTCATGTCCAGATCGGGTGATAGAACATCCACCTTTGACCCAACACACAGTGACACCCTGCTGCACGGGCTCAATCTCTTATGGAGAAAACAGCTTTTCTGTGATGTGACTCTCACTGCCCAGGGACAGCAGTTCCACTGCCACAAAGCTGTGCTTGCATCCTGCTCCCAGTATTTCAgatctctcttctcttcccatAACGCAATCAACAATGAGGGGAGCAAAGGGGACCAGGGCAGCAGTGGGACCCCCTCATCTTCTCCTGATGACAAGCTGGTGACCCCCACTGCCAGGCCTATCAATAACCTGGTACTCCAGGGCTGCTCCTCCATTGGACTACGGTTAGTGCTGGAGTACCTCTACACTGCCAACGTGACTCTTTCCCTGGACACAGTGGAAGAGGTGCTTTCAGTCAGCAAGATCCTCAACATCCCCCAGATTACCAAGCTCAGCGTGCAGTTCCTCAACGACCAGATCTCTGTGCAGAACTACAAGCAGATCTGCAAGATTGCTGCACTGCATGGACTGGATGAGACCAAGAAGCTGGCCAACAAGTACCTGGTGGaggatgtgctgctgctgaacttTGAGGAGATGTGTGCTATGCTAGATGCTCTGCCACCTCCGGTGGAGTCAGAGCTGGCTTTGTTCCAGATGTCAGTCCTCTGGCTGGAGCATGACCGGGAGACTCGCATGCATTATGCGCCGGACCTTATGAAGAGGCTGCGCTTTGCCCTTATACCTGCTCCAGAGCTGGTGGAGAGGGTGCAGTCTGTTGACTTCATGAGGAGTGACCCTGTGTGCCAGAAACTACTCCTGGATGCCATGAACTACCACCTAATGCCCTTCAGGCAGCACTGCAGGCAGACCGTGGCCAGCAG AATCCGTTCCAATAAGAAAATGCTGTTACTGGTGGGTGGTTTGCCTCCTGGACCTGATCGTCTCCCCAGCAATTTGGTCCAGTACTATGACGATGAGAAAAAGACATGGAAGATCCTCACAA TAATGCCTTACAACAGTGCCCATCACTgtgtggtggaggtggagaacttcctgctgctgttgggcGGAGAGGACCAATGGAACCCCAATG gaaaacacagcacTAACTTTGTCAGCCGCTATGATCCCAGATTCAACAGTTGGATACAGTTGCCTCCTATGCAAGAGAG GAGAGCCAGTTTCTTCGCCTGCCGCCTGGATAAGCACCTCTACGTAATTGGTGGTAGGAACGAGAGCGGCTACCTCTCTAGTGTGGAGTCCTACAACCTGGAGACTAACGAGTGGAACTACGTGTCGTCTCTGCCACAGCCTCTGGCCGCCCATGCAGGAGCAGTGCACAACGGCAAGATCTACATATCAG GAGGAGTTCACAATGGAGAGTATGTGTCCTGGCTCTACTGTTATGACCCTATAATGGATGTGTGGGCTAGGAAACAGGATATGAACACAAAGCGTGCTATTCATGCCCTGGCTGGGATGAACGACCGCCTGTATGCTATTGGTGGAAACCATTTGAAAG GTTTCTCCCATTTAGATGTAATGTTGGTGGAGTGCTACGACCCAAAAGCTGACCAGTGGAACATCCTGCAGACACCCATCCTGGAGGGTCGCAGCGGCCCGGGCTGTGCTGTTTTGGACGACAGCATCGTCCTCGTGGGTGGCTACAGCTGGAGCATG gGGGCCTATAAGTCTTCTACCATCTGCTACAGCCCAGAGAAAGGAACATGGACAGAGTTGGAGGGAGAGGTGGCAGAGCCCTTAGCAGGACCAGCATGTTCCACCGTCATattgcctgcctgccttccctTCAACAAATGA
- the klhl14 gene encoding kelch-like protein 14 isoform X2, with the protein MSRSGDRTSTFDPTHSDTLLHGLNLLWRKQLFCDVTLTAQGQQFHCHKAVLASCSQYFRSLFSSHNAINNEGSKGDQGSSGTPSSSPDDKLVTPTARPINNLVLQGCSSIGLRLVLEYLYTANVTLSLDTVEEVLSVSKILNIPQITKLSVQFLNDQISVQNYKQICKIAALHGLDETKKLANKYLVEDVLLLNFEEMCAMLDALPPPVESELALFQMSVLWLEHDRETRMHYAPDLMKRLRFALIPAPELVERVQSVDFMRSDPVCQKLLLDAMNYHLMPFRQHCRQTVASRIRSNKKMLLLVGGLPPGPDRLPSNLVQYYDDEKKTWKILTIMPYNSAHHCVVEVENFLLLLGGEDQWNPNGKHSTNFVSRYDPRFNSWIQLPPMQERRASFFACRLDKHLYVIGGRNESGYLSSVESYNLETNEWNYVSSLPQPLAAHAGAVHNGKIYISGGVHNGEYVSWLYCYDPIMDVWARKQDMNTKRAIHALAGMNDRLYAIGGNHLKGFSHLDVMLVECYDPKADQWNILQTPILEGRSGPGCAVLDDSIVLVGGYSWSMGAYKSSTICYSPEKGTWTELEGEVAEPLAGPACSTVILPACLPFNK; encoded by the exons ATGTCCAGATCGGGTGATAGAACATCCACCTTTGACCCAACACACAGTGACACCCTGCTGCACGGGCTCAATCTCTTATGGAGAAAACAGCTTTTCTGTGATGTGACTCTCACTGCCCAGGGACAGCAGTTCCACTGCCACAAAGCTGTGCTTGCATCCTGCTCCCAGTATTTCAgatctctcttctcttcccatAACGCAATCAACAATGAGGGGAGCAAAGGGGACCAGGGCAGCAGTGGGACCCCCTCATCTTCTCCTGATGACAAGCTGGTGACCCCCACTGCCAGGCCTATCAATAACCTGGTACTCCAGGGCTGCTCCTCCATTGGACTACGGTTAGTGCTGGAGTACCTCTACACTGCCAACGTGACTCTTTCCCTGGACACAGTGGAAGAGGTGCTTTCAGTCAGCAAGATCCTCAACATCCCCCAGATTACCAAGCTCAGCGTGCAGTTCCTCAACGACCAGATCTCTGTGCAGAACTACAAGCAGATCTGCAAGATTGCTGCACTGCATGGACTGGATGAGACCAAGAAGCTGGCCAACAAGTACCTGGTGGaggatgtgctgctgctgaacttTGAGGAGATGTGTGCTATGCTAGATGCTCTGCCACCTCCGGTGGAGTCAGAGCTGGCTTTGTTCCAGATGTCAGTCCTCTGGCTGGAGCATGACCGGGAGACTCGCATGCATTATGCGCCGGACCTTATGAAGAGGCTGCGCTTTGCCCTTATACCTGCTCCAGAGCTGGTGGAGAGGGTGCAGTCTGTTGACTTCATGAGGAGTGACCCTGTGTGCCAGAAACTACTCCTGGATGCCATGAACTACCACCTAATGCCCTTCAGGCAGCACTGCAGGCAGACCGTGGCCAGCAG AATCCGTTCCAATAAGAAAATGCTGTTACTGGTGGGTGGTTTGCCTCCTGGACCTGATCGTCTCCCCAGCAATTTGGTCCAGTACTATGACGATGAGAAAAAGACATGGAAGATCCTCACAA TAATGCCTTACAACAGTGCCCATCACTgtgtggtggaggtggagaacttcctgctgctgttgggcGGAGAGGACCAATGGAACCCCAATG gaaaacacagcacTAACTTTGTCAGCCGCTATGATCCCAGATTCAACAGTTGGATACAGTTGCCTCCTATGCAAGAGAG GAGAGCCAGTTTCTTCGCCTGCCGCCTGGATAAGCACCTCTACGTAATTGGTGGTAGGAACGAGAGCGGCTACCTCTCTAGTGTGGAGTCCTACAACCTGGAGACTAACGAGTGGAACTACGTGTCGTCTCTGCCACAGCCTCTGGCCGCCCATGCAGGAGCAGTGCACAACGGCAAGATCTACATATCAG GAGGAGTTCACAATGGAGAGTATGTGTCCTGGCTCTACTGTTATGACCCTATAATGGATGTGTGGGCTAGGAAACAGGATATGAACACAAAGCGTGCTATTCATGCCCTGGCTGGGATGAACGACCGCCTGTATGCTATTGGTGGAAACCATTTGAAAG GTTTCTCCCATTTAGATGTAATGTTGGTGGAGTGCTACGACCCAAAAGCTGACCAGTGGAACATCCTGCAGACACCCATCCTGGAGGGTCGCAGCGGCCCGGGCTGTGCTGTTTTGGACGACAGCATCGTCCTCGTGGGTGGCTACAGCTGGAGCATG gGGGCCTATAAGTCTTCTACCATCTGCTACAGCCCAGAGAAAGGAACATGGACAGAGTTGGAGGGAGAGGTGGCAGAGCCCTTAGCAGGACCAGCATGTTCCACCGTCATattgcctgcctgccttccctTCAACAAATGA